One window of the Pyrinomonadaceae bacterium genome contains the following:
- the secD gene encoding protein translocase subunit SecD encodes MKKKNVIQRTIIIAIVTIVGIYLVIGPRGRRPRLNDFTWSGVKANLANNIRLGLDLKGGSHLVMRVRVDKYLAKLTTDNAAAARKAAEDAGFQIKDARAETTGGYRFVVEAADPAKLSEIENAVKQKVDVSSWTSSISGSTISWTLPATAQGLLAEQATVQAQRIIEGRLDQFGVAEPLVQRHGSQSSYRILVQMPGIQDPERVKELMKAQSRLELVHVISSPAPSGLQSYGTREEALATLGSGGTIPQNRRVLPYSERDEPASAGDTPTQPQTEKEKRWVVVENPPVIDGSELRNATAVQASGGVNDYQISFALKPSGADKFSKWTGANINEYMGVVLNDEVKSAPYIKGQIYDQGEITGRFTQKSAEDLALTLRSGALPTDIEYQEERTVGPSLGADSIRSGVKASLYGLLFVVAFMLFYYRGSGINAVIALLLNMILMLAGVIVFGATLTLPGIAGMILTIGMAVDSNVLIFERIREELRAGKTVPSAVDQGFDRAIVTIIDTHVTTVVSSLFLFVFGTGPLRGFAVTLILGLVINLFSAVYVSRTIFMWLLRRKRRAQTLSV; translated from the coding sequence ATGAAGAAAAAGAACGTAATTCAGCGCACGATCATCATCGCTATCGTAACGATCGTCGGAATTTATCTTGTCATCGGCCCGCGCGGCCGGCGGCCCCGGCTGAACGACTTTACGTGGTCGGGCGTGAAAGCCAATCTCGCGAACAATATTCGGCTCGGTCTGGATCTGAAGGGCGGATCGCATCTGGTGATGCGCGTCCGCGTCGATAAGTATCTGGCGAAGCTGACTACGGATAATGCTGCCGCGGCGCGGAAAGCTGCTGAGGACGCCGGATTTCAAATTAAGGACGCACGCGCTGAAACAACCGGCGGATACCGGTTCGTTGTGGAAGCTGCGGACCCGGCAAAACTGAGCGAAATTGAAAACGCCGTAAAGCAGAAAGTTGACGTCTCGAGCTGGACCTCCTCGATCAGCGGCAGCACGATTTCGTGGACGCTGCCGGCGACCGCGCAGGGGTTATTGGCAGAGCAGGCAACGGTACAAGCGCAGCGAATCATTGAAGGACGCTTAGACCAATTTGGCGTTGCTGAGCCGTTGGTCCAGCGACACGGCTCGCAAAGTTCTTATCGCATTCTCGTGCAGATGCCGGGTATTCAGGATCCCGAACGCGTCAAAGAGTTGATGAAAGCCCAGTCGCGGCTTGAACTTGTTCACGTGATCAGTTCACCGGCCCCGTCGGGTTTGCAGTCGTACGGGACCAGAGAAGAAGCGTTGGCGACCCTCGGTTCAGGCGGAACTATTCCTCAAAACCGGCGTGTATTGCCGTACTCGGAACGGGACGAGCCCGCGTCGGCGGGTGACACCCCGACCCAGCCACAAACTGAAAAAGAGAAGCGTTGGGTTGTCGTCGAGAACCCGCCGGTTATCGATGGCTCCGAATTGCGGAATGCGACGGCAGTGCAGGCGAGTGGCGGCGTTAACGATTATCAAATTTCGTTTGCACTGAAGCCTTCGGGCGCCGACAAGTTCAGCAAATGGACAGGCGCGAACATCAACGAGTACATGGGTGTCGTGCTGAACGACGAAGTTAAATCAGCGCCATATATTAAGGGCCAGATTTACGATCAAGGTGAAATCACTGGAAGATTCACACAAAAATCGGCAGAGGATCTCGCGCTGACATTGCGCTCGGGGGCGCTGCCGACCGACATCGAATATCAGGAAGAGCGCACGGTGGGCCCGAGCCTGGGAGCCGACTCAATTCGTTCCGGCGTCAAGGCTTCGCTGTACGGCTTACTGTTCGTAGTCGCCTTCATGCTTTTCTACTACCGGGGCTCAGGCATCAACGCCGTCATCGCGCTCTTGCTCAACATGATCCTGATGCTGGCGGGCGTGATTGTTTTTGGCGCGACGCTGACTCTGCCGGGCATCGCCGGCATGATTCTTACGATCGGTATGGCCGTCGATTCGAACGTGCTGATCTTTGAGCGCATTCGGGAGGAGTTACGAGCCGGGAAAACTGTCCCCTCAGCGGTCGATCAGGGCTTTGATCGCGCGATCGTGACGATTATCGACACGCACGTGACCACTGTGGTGTCGTCCTTGTTCCTGTTTGTTTTTGGCACCGGCCCGCTCCGCGGTTTTGCGGTGACTCTTATTCTCGGTCTGGTAATTAATCTGTTCTCGGCGGTTTACGTTTCGCGGACCATTTTCATGTGGCTGCTGCGGCGGAAGCGTCGCGCCCAGACACTGAGCGTTTAG
- the tgt gene encoding tRNA guanosine(34) transglycosylase Tgt has translation MTSLKPQVSTLEFQVQARDGEARAGILTTRRGEIETPVFMPVGTAGTVKGIRFEELEAADLDARIILGNTYHLWLRPGIEVIKACGGLHNFIGWERAMLTDSGGFQVWSLAEIRKVTEEGTEFRSHIDGALCFLSPEISMEVQTVLGAEIAMAFDECPPGQIDPDAARRSMELTLRWAQRSKEAHLELQSRAVGTALSEGQALFGILQGASHLDLRRESLERTVEIGFDGYAIGGLSVGEEKPVMLEIIEDIAPRMPVDQPRYLMGVGTPEDLVESVARGIDMFDCVLPTRNGRTGQAFTSRGKLNIKNARFAADKRPLDEACPCSVCRRHSRAYLRHLYLAGEMLASILLTHHNLAFFLDTMRHVRQAIRSGQFAQFRREFTEQLSSGLE, from the coding sequence ATGACCAGCCTCAAGCCTCAAGTCTCTACCCTCGAGTTTCAAGTTCAGGCCCGTGACGGTGAGGCGCGCGCGGGAATTCTCACTACGCGGCGCGGCGAAATCGAGACGCCAGTGTTCATGCCGGTCGGGACGGCGGGCACGGTGAAGGGGATTCGGTTCGAAGAACTTGAAGCGGCTGATCTCGACGCCCGGATAATCCTTGGCAACACGTATCACCTTTGGCTGCGGCCCGGCATTGAAGTGATCAAAGCTTGCGGCGGCCTCCACAACTTCATCGGCTGGGAGCGCGCGATGCTCACCGACTCAGGCGGGTTTCAAGTTTGGAGTCTCGCAGAAATCCGCAAAGTCACCGAAGAGGGAACTGAGTTTCGTTCTCACATCGACGGCGCGCTTTGTTTTCTCTCGCCCGAAATTTCGATGGAAGTGCAAACCGTGCTGGGGGCCGAGATCGCCATGGCGTTCGACGAGTGTCCGCCGGGACAGATCGATCCTGACGCGGCCCGGCGCAGCATGGAGCTGACGTTACGTTGGGCGCAGCGATCGAAGGAGGCGCATTTAGAACTGCAGTCCCGCGCCGTCGGGACGGCGCTTTCGGAAGGTCAAGCACTCTTTGGGATCCTGCAGGGTGCGTCTCATTTGGATCTGCGACGCGAAAGTCTGGAACGGACAGTTGAGATCGGATTCGACGGCTATGCAATCGGCGGTCTGAGTGTCGGCGAAGAAAAACCGGTGATGCTCGAAATCATTGAAGACATCGCGCCGCGCATGCCCGTCGACCAGCCGAGATACTTGATGGGTGTCGGTACGCCGGAAGACCTGGTTGAATCAGTTGCGCGGGGCATCGATATGTTCGATTGCGTGCTCCCGACGCGCAACGGCCGGACGGGCCAGGCCTTCACTTCTCGCGGAAAACTGAACATCAAAAATGCTCGATTCGCGGCCGACAAAAGACCTCTGGACGAAGCCTGCCCGTGTTCAGTCTGCCGGCGTCATTCACGCGCTTACCTTCGCCATCTGTACCTTGCGGGCGAGATGCTCGCAAGCATCCTTCTGACGCATCACAATCTGGCGTTCTTCCTTGACACCATGAGACACGTCAGGCAAGCTATCCGGTCTGGCCAATTCGCACAATTCCGGCGAGAGTTCACTGAGCAACTCAGCTCTGGTTTGGAATAG
- a CDS encoding TonB family protein, translating to MFEHLVESGSHSEDIKRKGSFLLGFTAIYVVLIIAGLIAGILWAPAFIDQQTLELTALIAPVPVQQQQQEQKQEAKPEKMDVSKNVDVRRELIADVSRADLVPKEVSAKASDVPPVRKGVVTMLGSGNTNAIAPVAPGSGTGSVISTGPTKVDVADAPPPPPPKPTPPKAPISGGVLNGKAVRLVQPPYPAIARSARAAGQVRVQIVIDENGNVVSAAPVSGHPLLQGAAVAAARASKFTPTKLSGMPVKVSGVIIYNFVAQ from the coding sequence ATGTTCGAACATTTAGTCGAGTCGGGTTCGCACTCGGAAGACATTAAACGCAAGGGTTCGTTTCTGCTGGGCTTCACGGCAATTTACGTCGTGCTGATCATCGCCGGATTGATTGCCGGTATTTTGTGGGCGCCGGCCTTCATCGATCAGCAAACGTTAGAGCTGACCGCGTTGATTGCACCGGTCCCGGTGCAGCAACAGCAACAGGAGCAGAAGCAAGAGGCGAAGCCTGAAAAGATGGACGTGAGCAAGAACGTTGACGTTCGCAGGGAATTGATCGCCGACGTCTCGCGCGCTGACCTGGTGCCGAAAGAAGTTTCTGCTAAAGCCAGCGACGTTCCGCCCGTTCGCAAGGGCGTGGTAACGATGCTGGGCAGTGGAAACACTAACGCGATTGCGCCGGTCGCGCCGGGCTCTGGAACCGGCAGCGTCATTTCGACTGGACCTACAAAGGTTGACGTTGCGGATGCGCCGCCGCCGCCGCCACCGAAACCAACACCGCCGAAAGCTCCGATCTCCGGCGGCGTGCTTAACGGCAAAGCAGTGCGACTGGTGCAGCCGCCTTACCCGGCGATTGCGCGCAGCGCGCGGGCGGCCGGTCAGGTGAGGGTGCAAATCGTCATCGATGAAAACGGCAACGTGGTTTCCGCGGCGCCGGTTTCGGGCCATCCGCTTCTGCAAGGCGCGGCCGTCGCAGCGGCGCGGGCGTCGAAGTTTACGCCTACGAAGCTGTCAGGCATGCCGGTTAAAGTTTCCGGCGTCATCATCTATAACTTCGTGGCGCAGTAA
- a CDS encoding pitrilysin family protein has translation MQTASEILNADQSSETFRRHSPPPLQSRPLNIPAPVELTLDNELRVAVVSDNRLPIVSFRLAFVGGDSNDPPELAGLSDMMSHLMSEGTTSRTSVQIAEEVERLGATLSVNSGSDFVTVGASALSLYVDEILELMADVTLRPSFPQNEIDLARENTKQMLIQQRAQPNFLASERTAKVMFGNHPYARISPTSASLDAMNRDMFVDFHRTRLVPNNAVMLVVGDIEVDEIVAKIEKLFGAWKRETLAQSNFPALPQLSARKAFLVDRPGSAQSNIVIANAGITRTSPDYFPMLVMHTVLGANASSRLFMNLREEKGYTYGAYSNVDARRLAGTFRVSAEVRTPVTGASLHEFFVELERIRNERVPDEELGNAKSYLAGVFPIRIETQDGLIDQLTGVRMYDLPSDYLHTYRDKVNAVTAEEVQRVAQQHVTPDRAVIVVVGDAAEVESQLRDYADQIEFYDTEGNKTR, from the coding sequence GTGCAAACTGCTTCCGAAATTCTTAACGCCGATCAGTCTTCAGAAACATTCCGTCGTCACAGTCCGCCGCCGCTCCAGTCGCGTCCACTGAACATTCCCGCGCCGGTCGAACTAACGCTCGATAATGAACTCCGCGTCGCCGTCGTAAGCGATAACCGTCTGCCGATCGTCAGCTTTCGTTTGGCATTTGTCGGTGGGGACTCGAATGATCCGCCCGAGCTCGCCGGCCTGAGCGACATGATGTCGCACCTGATGAGCGAAGGGACCACGAGCCGGACAAGCGTGCAAATTGCCGAAGAGGTTGAGCGACTCGGCGCTACCTTAAGCGTTAACTCCGGTTCGGACTTTGTGACCGTGGGAGCATCTGCGCTCTCACTTTACGTCGATGAGATCCTCGAGTTGATGGCCGACGTAACTCTGCGTCCTTCGTTTCCGCAAAACGAAATCGATCTGGCGCGCGAGAACACGAAGCAGATGCTCATCCAGCAGCGGGCCCAACCAAACTTCCTCGCGTCCGAACGGACCGCGAAAGTGATGTTTGGCAATCATCCTTACGCGCGCATCTCGCCGACCTCGGCATCCCTGGACGCCATGAACCGGGACATGTTCGTTGACTTTCACCGCACGCGGCTCGTGCCAAACAACGCAGTGATGCTGGTGGTCGGAGACATTGAAGTTGATGAGATCGTCGCGAAAATCGAAAAGCTGTTTGGTGCCTGGAAACGCGAGACCCTGGCGCAATCAAACTTTCCTGCGTTGCCGCAACTCTCCGCGCGGAAGGCGTTTTTGGTAGACCGGCCGGGCTCAGCCCAGTCGAACATCGTCATCGCGAATGCCGGCATCACCCGCACCAGTCCGGATTACTTCCCAATGCTGGTGATGCATACAGTACTGGGCGCCAACGCCTCGTCGCGGCTCTTCATGAACCTGCGCGAAGAAAAAGGCTACACCTACGGCGCGTATTCAAATGTTGATGCGCGCCGTCTGGCCGGCACCTTCCGCGTTTCCGCCGAAGTACGCACGCCCGTTACGGGCGCGTCGCTGCATGAGTTTTTTGTTGAACTCGAACGCATTCGCAACGAGCGTGTTCCGGATGAAGAACTGGGGAATGCGAAATCCTATCTGGCCGGGGTTTTTCCGATTCGCATCGAAACGCAGGATGGCTTAATCGATCAACTTACCGGAGTGAGGATGTATGACTTGCCATCCGATTACCTGCACACGTATCGCGATAAGGTTAATGCCGTAACCGCAGAGGAAGTTCAGCGCGTCGCCCAGCAACATGTGACGCCTGACCGCGCGGTGATTGTCGTGGTGGGCGATGCGGCCGAAGTTGAAAGCCAGCTGCGCGACTATGCGGATCAGATTGAGTTTTACGACACAGAAGGAAACAAAACGAGGTAG
- the yajC gene encoding preprotein translocase subunit YajC produces the protein MLLLLLQGAGGFGFLIPMLLVFGVFYLLLIRPQQKKQRQLQAQIADLKAGDKIVTTGGVIGTITTVKETSFLVRSADKTILEIARSAVAGVDNEEQK, from the coding sequence ATGTTGCTTCTATTACTTCAAGGCGCGGGCGGTTTCGGATTTCTCATTCCGATGCTGCTGGTGTTTGGTGTCTTCTACCTACTATTGATTCGGCCGCAGCAAAAGAAACAGCGTCAACTGCAAGCCCAAATCGCCGACCTGAAAGCTGGTGACAAGATCGTCACCACCGGCGGCGTCATCGGCACCATCACGACCGTCAAAGAGACAAGCTTCCTGGTGCGCAGCGCCGACAAAACGATCCTCGAGATTGCGCGCTCGGCGGTAGCCGGCGTGGACAACGAAGAGCAGAAGTAA
- a CDS encoding bifunctional (p)ppGpp synthetase/guanosine-3',5'-bis(diphosphate) 3'-pyrophosphohydrolase, which translates to MVRIEEIVEKVRRNHPQADLNLLRRAYLFSAREHKGQKRASGEAYLVHPLEVANILADMRMDAVSVSTGLLHDVVEDTLADPKTIREYFGEEVAHLVEGLTKIAHISSVSREEQQAENVRKMLLAMVDDVRVVLVKLADRLHNMRTLEFLSPEKRRRIAQETMDIYAPIAHRLGMGKLRGELEDLAFRNLHPEDYREITVQLEKRRAANEAFLNDVTATIEQQMREADVPFVRIEGRVKRIYSIWKKLQAQAIDLDQVYDLVAARVITPNEIRHCYAALGVIHHSWKPVPGRFKDWIATPRDNLYQSLHTSVIGSKVQPFEVQIRTEQMHLVAEEGVAAHWKYKEGKRGARDDDEAMTLLRSLIEWTQEVKDSREFMDALKLDLYPKDVYAFTPMGKVIQLPRGATTLDFAYMIHSEVGNTTSGARINTRMVPLRTQIQNGDVVEILTSPNAHPSRDWLNFVVTSRARNRVRHWVADQQRAESIEIGRKLFEKEASRFQIPFKKLLADSNGDLKRIAGEYGYGRTDDLLAAMGYGKIVPRNIIAKYLGPEKFEALAQQKESKLRSGVRAVRRLLGGDGAIVVRGVEDLMVNRARCCNPLHGEDIIGYITRGKGVAVHTKRCKNVQQLMINPERIVNVEWASRPEKTAYAVKLLATTENRTGMIAGITGAISDMRTGIRDARASIGPDQKGRIEVTVEVFDVKHLDKVTSSIKSVPGVLDVERLQGAV; encoded by the coding sequence ATGGTTCGCATCGAAGAAATCGTTGAGAAGGTACGGCGTAACCATCCGCAGGCGGACCTTAATCTGCTGCGGCGCGCCTATCTTTTCTCGGCCCGCGAGCACAAGGGCCAGAAGCGCGCTTCGGGCGAAGCCTACCTCGTTCATCCGCTGGAAGTGGCGAATATCCTCGCCGACATGCGCATGGATGCGGTTTCCGTCTCGACCGGTCTGCTGCACGACGTGGTGGAAGACACGCTCGCCGATCCCAAAACGATTCGCGAATACTTCGGTGAAGAAGTCGCTCATCTGGTTGAAGGCCTCACAAAAATTGCGCACATCAGCAGCGTCTCGCGGGAAGAGCAGCAGGCAGAGAATGTGCGCAAGATGCTGCTCGCGATGGTCGATGATGTGCGCGTGGTGCTGGTCAAACTGGCCGATCGCCTGCACAACATGCGGACGCTCGAGTTTCTCAGCCCCGAAAAACGCCGCCGCATCGCCCAGGAGACGATGGACATTTACGCGCCGATTGCGCATCGGCTCGGTATGGGTAAATTGCGCGGCGAGCTTGAGGATCTCGCGTTCCGCAATCTGCATCCTGAGGACTACCGGGAAATCACTGTGCAGTTAGAGAAACGGCGCGCGGCTAACGAAGCGTTCCTGAACGACGTGACCGCGACGATCGAGCAGCAAATGCGCGAAGCCGATGTTCCCTTCGTGCGCATTGAAGGGCGCGTGAAGCGCATCTACTCAATCTGGAAAAAACTTCAGGCCCAGGCCATTGATTTGGATCAAGTTTACGATCTGGTGGCGGCGCGCGTGATTACGCCGAACGAAATTCGCCACTGCTATGCCGCGCTGGGCGTGATTCATCACTCGTGGAAACCGGTGCCGGGTCGATTCAAGGATTGGATCGCGACACCGCGCGACAATCTGTATCAGTCGCTGCACACGTCTGTCATCGGCTCTAAAGTGCAACCGTTCGAAGTCCAGATTCGGACTGAACAAATGCACCTGGTGGCCGAAGAAGGCGTGGCCGCGCACTGGAAATACAAGGAAGGGAAGCGCGGCGCGCGTGACGACGACGAAGCCATGACGCTATTGCGCTCGCTGATTGAGTGGACGCAGGAAGTGAAAGACTCGCGCGAGTTCATGGACGCGCTGAAGCTGGATCTTTATCCGAAAGACGTCTATGCCTTCACGCCGATGGGCAAAGTCATCCAATTGCCGCGCGGCGCGACCACTCTCGATTTCGCTTACATGATTCACTCGGAGGTCGGAAATACCACTTCCGGCGCGCGCATCAACACGCGGATGGTGCCCCTGCGAACGCAAATTCAGAACGGCGACGTGGTTGAGATTCTGACTAGTCCGAACGCTCACCCGTCGCGCGACTGGCTGAATTTCGTCGTCACCTCCCGCGCACGCAACCGCGTCCGGCACTGGGTCGCGGATCAGCAACGCGCTGAGTCGATCGAAATCGGCCGCAAGCTATTTGAAAAAGAGGCGAGTCGGTTCCAAATCCCCTTTAAGAAACTCTTGGCGGACAGTAACGGCGACCTGAAGCGGATCGCCGGCGAATACGGTTACGGGCGCACGGACGATCTGCTGGCGGCGATGGGTTATGGAAAGATCGTGCCGCGGAACATCATTGCGAAGTATCTTGGGCCTGAAAAATTCGAGGCGCTGGCCCAACAGAAAGAATCAAAACTGCGGAGCGGCGTGCGCGCGGTGCGGCGGTTGCTCGGCGGCGATGGCGCGATCGTCGTGCGTGGCGTTGAGGATTTGATGGTAAACCGCGCCCGCTGTTGTAATCCGCTCCATGGCGAGGACATCATCGGCTACATCACCCGCGGCAAGGGCGTGGCGGTGCATACCAAGCGTTGCAAGAACGTGCAACAACTCATGATTAACCCTGAACGAATCGTGAACGTTGAATGGGCTTCGCGGCCCGAAAAGACGGCCTATGCGGTGAAACTATTGGCGACGACGGAGAATCGGACCGGCATGATTGCCGGTATCACGGGCGCGATTTCGGACATGAGAACGGGCATCCGCGACGCCCGCGCATCCATTGGGCCTGATCAGAAGGGCCGTATCGAAGTGACTGTGGAAGTCTTCGACGTGAAGCACCTGGACAAGGTGACAAGTTCAATCAAGAGCGTTCCCGGCGTGCTTGATGTCGAGCGTCTTCAGGGAGCGGTGTAG
- the secF gene encoding protein translocase subunit SecF, translated as MFQIFKAVNFDWLKWRRIFIGISVLLMVAGLGSAIFREWKHPNGTNAFNLGVDFRGGTVVTARFKQAATAEQIRATLGAQGLNEAVIQPVVDRPDTFLIKLPLAGAGSTESDSDVELGRTKVRTALNSIGPEGSAYEIIGTDAVGAVAGAELRNKAIAVTLAALVGMLVYIAFRFEWTYGAAAVIAVFHDVLVTLGFFSIFQWEVNLTVIAAFLTLVGASVNDTIVVFDRVRENRKLHRRESLYKITNDSINQTLSRTVITQGLIVLSVLAMVIFGGEVLRAFSLALLIGTIVGTYSSIAIASPIMVWWERKIEAANKLATTASARSGFQPKRTDAGRKNVGKPSRAA; from the coding sequence ATGTTTCAAATCTTCAAAGCAGTTAATTTTGATTGGCTGAAGTGGCGACGGATCTTTATTGGAATTTCAGTCCTGCTGATGGTTGCCGGTCTCGGCTCGGCGATTTTCCGCGAGTGGAAGCATCCGAACGGAACGAACGCTTTTAACCTCGGCGTTGATTTTCGGGGCGGTACCGTAGTCACCGCGCGCTTCAAGCAGGCGGCGACGGCTGAACAGATCCGCGCCACGCTCGGCGCGCAGGGTCTTAACGAAGCGGTCATTCAACCGGTGGTTGATCGACCTGATACGTTTCTCATCAAACTTCCGCTTGCGGGAGCCGGCTCCACCGAATCGGATTCGGACGTCGAGTTGGGTCGAACCAAAGTTCGCACGGCGCTCAACTCCATCGGTCCCGAAGGATCCGCGTACGAAATCATCGGCACGGATGCTGTCGGGGCGGTCGCCGGCGCCGAGCTGAGAAACAAGGCCATCGCGGTCACGCTCGCGGCGCTGGTGGGGATGCTTGTCTACATCGCGTTCCGTTTCGAATGGACATACGGGGCCGCGGCCGTGATCGCGGTGTTCCACGACGTGCTCGTGACGCTGGGCTTCTTTTCAATTTTCCAATGGGAAGTGAACCTCACGGTCATCGCGGCGTTTCTGACGCTCGTCGGCGCGTCGGTTAACGACACCATTGTGGTGTTCGACCGCGTGCGCGAGAATCGGAAACTGCATCGGCGTGAATCGCTTTACAAAATTACCAACGACTCGATCAATCAGACGCTATCGCGAACGGTCATTACCCAGGGCCTAATCGTTCTTTCAGTTCTCGCGATGGTCATTTTCGGAGGCGAGGTTCTGCGCGCTTTCTCACTTGCGCTGCTCATCGGAACCATCGTCGGCACCTATTCTTCAATTGCGATCGCCAGCCCCATCATGGTTTGGTGGGAGCGGAAGATTGAAGCTGCTAACAAGCTTGCAACGACCGCTAGTGCGCGTTCAGGTTTCCAACCAAAGCGCACTGACGCAGGGCGCAAGAATGTCGGGAAGCCTTCACGCGCAGCGTAG
- a CDS encoding biopolymer transporter ExbD, whose amino-acid sequence MSMQAGGDKSGFQSEINVTPMVDIMLVLLIIFMVVTPFLQQGITVPIPRDLKNPDEDQAINKETSVIVSVVCRPPDSPQCTPEATEVYLGKKKVNMDDLKTQVEKALQTKKEEDRIVYVKSGVNVSYGEVVKVINAVREKGIDKIGLVADKKKKGAAT is encoded by the coding sequence ATGAGCATGCAGGCTGGAGGCGACAAGAGCGGATTTCAATCCGAGATTAACGTCACGCCGATGGTCGACATCATGTTGGTGCTTCTGATCATCTTCATGGTGGTGACGCCGTTCTTGCAACAGGGCATTACGGTCCCGATTCCGCGCGACCTGAAGAACCCTGACGAGGATCAGGCAATCAATAAAGAGACGTCCGTGATCGTGTCGGTGGTTTGCCGGCCGCCGGACAGTCCGCAGTGTACGCCGGAAGCGACTGAGGTTTACCTGGGCAAGAAGAAGGTAAACATGGATGACCTGAAGACGCAGGTCGAAAAAGCGCTGCAGACCAAGAAGGAAGAAGACCGGATCGTTTACGTCAAGAGCGGCGTCAACGTGAGCTACGGCGAGGTAGTCAAGGTCATCAACGCGGTCCGCGAAAAAGGCATAGACAAGATTGGGCTGGTCGCGGACAAGAAGAAGAAAGGCGCGGCGACCTAA
- a CDS encoding biopolymer transporter ExbD: MSMQTAKGQAEPYINVTPLIDVLLVLLIIFMVVTPLKPSRFKADIPTQRDPNEDVSQLKPNPLTLVVTIGQDLQLKLNQDVMGSVNDPSALSAKLQQTFDLRKSMRAYKVGMETSNLPEDQKIEKTVFVKAPRSLKYGDVVKVIDAIKGAGANPVGLQVDDLP, from the coding sequence ATGTCAATGCAAACTGCCAAGGGTCAAGCGGAACCATATATCAACGTGACGCCGCTGATCGACGTTCTGTTGGTGTTGCTGATCATCTTCATGGTCGTGACGCCGTTGAAGCCCAGCCGCTTCAAAGCTGACATTCCAACCCAACGGGATCCGAACGAGGATGTTAGCCAGTTGAAACCGAATCCGCTGACGCTGGTCGTGACCATCGGTCAGGATTTGCAGCTCAAACTGAATCAGGACGTGATGGGTTCAGTGAATGACCCGAGCGCGCTGTCGGCGAAGCTGCAACAGACTTTTGACTTGCGCAAATCAATGCGCGCATACAAAGTCGGCATGGAGACTTCGAACCTTCCCGAAGATCAGAAGATTGAGAAGACTGTGTTTGTGAAAGCCCCCCGGTCCCTGAAGTACGGCGACGTGGTGAAGGTGATTGATGCGATTAAGGGCGCGGGCGCAAATCCAGTCGGCTTGCAGGTTGACGATTTACCATAA
- a CDS encoding MotA/TolQ/ExbB proton channel family protein has translation MTILTSILGTKALSFLFVLWQATPAPSAPAVDHFTLTEMVKNMGAVAIVVVVILLIMSVYSIAIMVERYLTYTAAKKQSREFAPRVAQALKNNRIEEAINISDKHRKSHLAMVVNSGLQEFRAHEQSSEISGDEIEASKRALQRAIAIKTAEFRRGLSGLATIGSTAPFVGLFGTVFGIINAFRGMKNAESAGIAAVAGGISEALFTTALGLVVAVPAVWLFNYFTGKVDGFVVEMDNSASELVDYFIKNRTKQLNP, from the coding sequence GTGACTATTCTAACAAGCATCCTCGGAACGAAAGCGCTCAGCTTCCTTTTCGTTCTTTGGCAAGCCACTCCGGCGCCGTCGGCGCCCGCAGTTGACCACTTCACGCTAACTGAAATGGTCAAGAACATGGGAGCCGTCGCGATCGTCGTCGTGGTTATTCTTTTAATTATGTCGGTGTATTCGATTGCCATCATGGTCGAGCGTTATCTGACCTACACGGCCGCAAAGAAGCAATCGCGGGAATTTGCTCCGCGCGTGGCCCAGGCGCTGAAGAATAACCGCATCGAAGAAGCCATCAACATCAGCGACAAGCATCGCAAGTCGCACCTGGCGATGGTCGTCAACAGCGGCCTGCAGGAGTTCCGCGCCCACGAGCAGTCGTCTGAGATTTCGGGCGATGAGATCGAGGCTTCGAAGCGCGCTTTACAGCGGGCGATTGCCATCAAGACCGCAGAGTTCCGGCGTGGCTTGTCGGGCCTCGCGACCATCGGTTCGACGGCGCCGTTCGTCGGTCTGTTCGGCACGGTGTTCGGAATCATCAACGCGTTCCGCGGCATGAAGAACGCCGAATCGGCCGGTATCGCGGCCGTCGCGGGTGGAATTTCGGAAGCGTTGTTTACGACGGCGCTTGGTCTGGTAGTCGCGGTGCCGGCGGTGTGGCTGTTTAACTACTTCACCGGCAAGGTTGATGGTTTCGTGGTCGAGATGGACAACTCAGCTTCTGAGCTGGTGGACTATTTCATCAAGAACCGCACCAAGCAACTCAATCCGTAG